The DNA window CTTTCTATGAGTGTATGTTCACCTAGTTAAATTTTAGATTTCCCTTCAACAAATTTGAGGATGGGGTGTTGAATCACTTGAGGATCTCACCCTCTCATTTACATATGAATAAATGAGCCTTTATGAAGGTGTTATACTTTTTGTGTGAATATCAAAATCGGAATTTATTTATGGATCTATTCTTTCATCTTTTTAACGTGATGCGTACTTCACGAGACTGCCTCAAAGGTCAAGGGTTGATCTTGTTATGGCAAGATAtcaaatagttttaaatttatgCTAAAAGTGGGATAAATTTAAGAATCGTTTCCTTTTGGTGGACCCTAAGCTAAATTGGGAAGCCTCCTACTACCAACTTCCCCCGATCCAAGATGACTATATATACAAATAGGATTCAAAGGTGTTGGATCTTTACTCTTTAACTCCAAACAAAGTTTTAATAAAACTAGACTTGATGACGTTTTGGAAGAGACTAGGTTATGAAAAAGGGGTCAGCGCCATTTATGCAAAAAAGAAGGATCATTTGACACCCATGTAATAATAAATGCTACTGATGCTTACaagagaaacaaaattgtgaGGTCAGAAAATCAACCTTTATATATACTTGCTGTAAATTATTTGATGTTTTGCCATTACCTATCCCATTTGTTGGGAATTGAAGTAATTATTTACGCTTCGCCTTTACTCGTCCCATTTATTGGGAACTGGAGTAATTCTTTGACGTTTCTCCTTTACCCATCCCATTTGTTGGGAACTAGAGTAATTCTTTGAGACTTCTTTACCCTCCCCATTTGTTGAGAATTTGAGTAATTATTTGACGATTTACTTTTACTTGTCCCATTTGTTGGAAACTGGAGTAATTCTTTGATGTTCGCCTTTGTCAGTCTTATTTGTTGGGAACTGGGGTAATTCTTTGACATTGCTGAGGATCGTTCCCGGCCAAAGGTTGGACCCCCTTCCTCACCCTCAGGTTTGAGCGTATTTGAGGTTGATATATCCTAGGCTCCACCCCTTACACTTTTGGAGTGATTAGCTGCTAAGATATGGGGCGCACCAGCTGCAACCTATTGCACTTTATTTTCTTGTGCCTTGTTTTCTTAAAAGGAAATTCATACAATCTCAACTAATAACATAATATCATTTATATTGAAAATATTACACtaagaaaaaatcaaatcattAAACTCTTGAATGACTATTGAAAAATACTTATCTTAAATACTCTTTTGAGTTCTAGAGCTTTACCTAGCCCCTCCCCTCAATAACCGAACTTGAGATATCATCCTCTTGAGAAACATCAGGGTCAAAGTTTGAAGCTGCTATCGAAGCCTTTGTTTCATCCTCGATACGCGAACCAACTTCACTGTCTTGTTGGTTTTCACTTTTTTGAATGCCGAAATTAACTATgagtttatttctattttttcgCGTACCTTCCCAACACCAACCCCGCTTGTGTGGAGATTTTGTTCTCTGGTCCTAACACGCTCTACATAAGTCGTGGTCACGGAAACTGATTTTTTACTCTCATTATCGCAttccttttttataaaaaaaaaaaaaccaaatttaacTACTAAATGAATTTATATATTTAACTATAAAAAATGGATAACGATGTTTTTGTAAACTTAAAAaggaaaattatatatttatgggtaatgctaacttgtgccccaagAACACATGTTTAGAAATTTATAAATGGAATGTTTGTGTTAGATATACAAACTTTGTGTTTGAaaattgtgtattgatttgattaaaagttcatagttaatttatttatttactttttcaatatAAACATTCcatttatattttcttaacatgtgcccttagggcacaagttagcattaccctatatttattatattaaaaactatatatttataatttttaataaataatttatttatttaaaaatacttttagagCATTTGTTATCAAGAGTTCCaactaaaaatcacttttttaatTCAATGCTGCGGTTTGAAAAGGAAGGCATGAACCACCATTACATTGTTGTTGGAGGGCCATGGTGTTGCCGTCATTGTGAAGTTGACAACAGAAAAAATATCTAGTCAATGATGATACCACCAATCCCTGAACAACACATCATGTTATACAGACAGCGAAACAGTTAAATAACTGTTTTTCATCCAACCTACTCACATTCATGCCCTCTAATTTCGACATCTGTAAAGCTAAAGACAAACAACATAAATATCTGCCAAAGTTAGTGACCCAAATTCGATCTAGGCGGTTAGGATCAAACAACAAAGGTGTCTCAatgattttcatctcttcaaataaataaattattttatttataaaacagATAACTATAGAAGAATATATGATTTGGCAGATGAGTTTTTTAAATGGGTctaatggatatgcactgacagtgtaaaacagttttacactgtcatccaataggaaATAAGCAATTTACcatatcattaaatttttttaaagataaaagtaTGGTGGAATTGGatacatgattgtgattggttgacagtgtaaaactattttacattgtAAGTGCATCCCCTTTTTCTCTTTTTAAATTATCTTCTTAAAAAATGTCACATAATTATGTGTTTAAATCATGTTGTCTTGTATTTTACAATGCATCAAgtgtattttttttatacatcGCCATTTTATTTACTGTATTTTTATTTATAGATCTATCtgtgattttattttcattataagAAAGTTTTTAAACAGTAAATTTATGTTTTAGAAAAAAGATTTCGGATTAGTTttcttaaagaaaaaaattacagtaaaaaaaaattgtatgtaactaaacaattaaaaaaaataattttaacatctAATATAATAAACATAAATTATTAAAGATAAAGACATAGTGTATCTTTAAGATAATTTTTGGAAGATTCAGAATCAATTTTAAATGTATAGAATTGATTCTAAAAGAGGTAATTAATTCTAATCGAGATAACATATTATACTTGAGACACACATTTGTAAGAGACACACCAATTGTCTACATAAAATCTTAAGGTAATAGATGTGTGAATTCTcttacttataaagtgttcattcttcccttttctaaccaatgtgagatttcttcctcacacttgattctcaaccgCTTCTACTTTCAGAATTGATTTTGGGTGATTTTTACATTGAagtttattgttcaactcacttttacataaatgtatccaaacataaatcaattctattaaattcaattctattaaaatcaattctacgaAACTTAATTCTGCTAGAATCAGTTCAATTTATTGCTAATCCAAACACACTCATagtaaaaaatgcaattttttaaaaagttgtatacaaaaataatttttaaagaaaaatatttgaaataacttTCTAATTAAgtgatttaaaaaatttaatcttcaaaaaaaatctcaaaaaatgtctaaaataatattttaaaaataactattaagtcaaatttttattttaaaatatgtttttaaaaaattattaattttttacacaaaactatttaaaattataaaagtcattaaaaaaatttgaaacaaaCATATTCTAAATTTTACGAGttcttgaaaaatatatattatgagTTAGAGTATAATTTACTTAAATTttgtattattaataataaaataatagataagcaaaatattttttaaaaaaaagaaataatttttacaaatattaaaaatataataaacttataaaaatacatctctttaaaaaaaaaactaactttattAACTAATTGAATTTTCCACCaccttaaaaataaaatcatatacaatataAAATCTACATCAAAAAGTagagatgatattattttcaaattttttatagaACATTAGAACAAACTCTAATTAAATCTATTAATACAATATatcaaaaaacataaattattttatgttcaACTCTTTTAATGGAAtcaacatattaaaaaaaaaacttttgaagcaaaaaataaatttcacattacaaacttttaatatttattaaaaggaAAGGGATTGGCCTTGAAGCAAAGGCAGAACCGTGTGGGCTCCATTCAGCCACCCATTGAAGAAACTTCTACACACTTTGTCTAATTCTTTGCTTCTTCAATCAGAAACTCTTTGAAATTTAACTTTTAAACCCTTTCCCTTTCACCTTCTTCATATATAAATCACTCTCTCATCacattctcatttctcacaatcaAATTCTCCCAAGGCTTTCACCACACAAAACCATCATATACCTCACAAATTCACACTGCAAAATCCAAGCATTGAAACTCCATTGGATTCTGATTCCCGCTCGCTCTCTCTCCCTTTTCTTTTTGTAAAGATTTCTTTTTCTTGAAATGAGTAGCTTAAAATTTAAGTGCTTTTTCATCCGATTCTGTTTTTGATTTTATCGGATAAATAAGCTGTTTTGATCAAACCCAGATTAAAATTTTGGTCTTTCTTTTATATTCTGACCAAATCTGAATCTGGGTTGTTAAATTACTTCACTTTGATTtgaaaagttgtttttttttttacttaaaaaaaatcactttttttgcTTTCTGTTTTTGAGAGAGCGAGCGGAAGAAAATGGCCAAGAACAGTGGAAAATTCAACAGGGATTTCGGTGATGAAACTCAGAATTACAACAAGTTTACACAAATGGGTGAAAGCCAGGTTAATTGGgagaatgaaaaaggaaaaagtGTTGAATTAAGCGCTTCTCAAAAGCATCACTGGAAGCCCGTTTTTGATGAAGCTTCCGTTTCACATAATAGACCTTTCAAGAAAAGCAAAAGCCCTGAACGTGAAAGtcataatcaaaatcaaaatcagttTTCACctttctctcttccttcttcagcttcttcttcttcttcaaggcTTGTTTTTCCCTTTGCTTTTGATAATAATAACTCTCAGTCTCACCAATTTGGAACCAACAACAATTTACCTTTTCACCCTCCAACACCTCAACCTATTCACACAACACAAATCCAACAACAGCACCAACAGATGATATCTTTTGAGTCACAATCACAATCACAAACACAACATCAGAACAATATTGTTTCGTATCCGCCACCGATTTTGTCTCAACAGCATCATCAACAGCTTCTTCACTATTGGAGTGATGCATTGAATCTTAGTCCAAGAGGAagaatgttgatgatgatgaacaacaataacaataggTACTTGGGAGGGCAATATGGTAATAGTGCTAGTGGAGCAATGTTTAGGCCTCAAGTTCAACCTATAAGCACAACAAAACTCTATAGAGGAGTTAGACAACGCCATTGGGGAAAATGGGTTGCTGAAATTCGTCTACCGCGTAATCGAACTCGTCTTTGGTTAGGCACATTTGATACTGCAGAAGATGCTGCTTTAGCCTATGATCGCGAAGCATTCAAGTTACGAGGAGAGAATGCACGGCTCAATTTTCCCGAACTTTTTCTCAACAAAGATaaagataaagaaaaagaaaaagaaaaagaagaagaagcacaagaagaagaagaagcgcaTTCATCGCCACctccaacaacatcaacaacaacagatTCATCTGTTTCTTGTCCTTCAAGTAACACCGTTACAAAGCAGCCTGAACCTCCGTCAATGCAGACACTTCAAATGGAAGAGTCTAATGAGAATGACTCCGGAATTGGATCGAGTGACGCGAGTCACGCGACAGTGAGC is part of the Vicia villosa cultivar HV-30 ecotype Madison, WI linkage group LG2, Vvil1.0, whole genome shotgun sequence genome and encodes:
- the LOC131648120 gene encoding ethylene-responsive transcription factor ERF054-like, whose translation is MAKNSGKFNRDFGDETQNYNKFTQMGESQVNWENEKGKSVELSASQKHHWKPVFDEASVSHNRPFKKSKSPERESHNQNQNQFSPFSLPSSASSSSSRLVFPFAFDNNNSQSHQFGTNNNLPFHPPTPQPIHTTQIQQQHQQMISFESQSQSQTQHQNNIVSYPPPILSQQHHQQLLHYWSDALNLSPRGRMLMMMNNNNNRYLGGQYGNSASGAMFRPQVQPISTTKLYRGVRQRHWGKWVAEIRLPRNRTRLWLGTFDTAEDAALAYDREAFKLRGENARLNFPELFLNKDKDKEKEKEKEEEAQEEEEAHSSPPPTTSTTTDSSVSCPSSNTVTKQPEPPSMQTLQMEESNENDSGIGSSDASHATVSEGVEGVSVSQSQELVWSEMSAWFNAIPAGWGPGSPVWDDLDTNNNLNLFSQSQIPFSNLNQQSEFNDFDPQMGSSSFIRPFYWNNDQN